A window of Bos taurus isolate L1 Dominette 01449 registration number 42190680 breed Hereford chromosome 19, ARS-UCD2.0, whole genome shotgun sequence contains these coding sequences:
- the MGC137055 gene encoding uncharacterized protein LOC768021: MADFLKGLPVDDKSNFSSFHANCLSKASNRRLPVYLPTQEYPSEQIIVTEKTNILLRYLQQQRDKKNAAEKTDQEQVNLEAESWASPCKIPGIYSQDWDD, from the coding sequence ATGGCTGATTTCTTGAAAGGGCTGCCTGTCGACGACAAAAGCAATTTTAGTAGCTTCCATGCCAACTGTCTAAGCAAAGCCTCGAACCGACGTCTACCAGTCTACCTGCCCACTCAGGAGTACCCGTCTGAACAGATAATTgtgacagaaaaaacaaacattctTTTGCGCTACCTACAACAGCAACGAGACAAAAAGAATGCCGCCGAAAAGACAGACCAGGAGCAAGTGAACCTCGAGGCTGAGAGCTGGGCGTCCCCGTGCAAGATCCCAGGGATCTACAGCCAGGACTGGGACGACTGA